In a single window of the Palaemon carinicauda isolate YSFRI2023 chromosome 10, ASM3689809v2, whole genome shotgun sequence genome:
- the LOC137648619 gene encoding uncharacterized protein isoform X1: MTDIRLLVMSRKYIRSQVTRQFNERHKFSQYNSSQKLNLVEKLKNFKEELKGFDSKVISLKWSESEDENEMEIEFSSCQEYKDKISEMLLLLEGNVNGSTSENLNETPLSRLKSPVAPLPKFKSSDDESLELFLQQFEETTRKFSYTDYDRLLLLKQQVSGKALLLIDSLEADKQGYSHAKELLKTAFASVPTQKFNVMKQLQELKLGYDSEPFQYISNIRKLQEAVKTLKMDIDDVLQYVFLRGMNETFRNQLIQITNNSKPTTSEIVDNFFEANERYQNANKLGKLSKSKLPSAERHQDKLGLSKSSNLAPEVNFKSSNPFNSCTLCSDKVNGDHPIHKCPNFTTAKEKIARLSILNGCTKCARIEHLDSSCHFRFSRKCKHCQGWHFSFLCLSDNHESSEVRDLVRNPKKAVPNPKQNEKSKSKDVQNSTQNGVVCPGSSFQSKGGINSILPTFSCTLGSSKIRRLKDSGSQANFISECALEGQCFKVVKDNFDLVVNGFNGAKCYRTKIVQISVKIGETAHNIEAICVPGIDINLNLPGLGKVVRSFRNYGYKLLDEFLDEAREDISNIQFVLGANSAHCLMEKMVSFGHSGQCVYYETRFGIMLIGNIEKLIANLKFLPSLHDDTHLLFGLEENLNEQGKSLDNIKFPMTSCFKSSVRCIGSAEDPTICILDHDGRISEHKLQKATDHILERECSYYLHKDRTDLDGESTEHNKKLVRYLLNNTKRDEEGRLIMPLLWNGRVSHLLGKNTNLAKQILKSNLKKLSKNDEFLRLMDDNIKTQVAQNLIESIDNLDKFCEEHPEYSVLPHMGIFKLDHSTTKCRMVFLSNLCEKQSNGSPSISHNQAMWAGPCINQKLSTALLLLRFDSHLLCFDLKKAFQQIALNETDQSKLLFFWFKNVSKGDFTIIAYKNLRLSFGLRCSPTILMIGLYKILMLDTEGDLDNLKELKKLIYSLIYMDNGAFTANDSESLHWGFDNLNNIFNPYKFELQQFVTNDVMLQEKIDKNLDEVTPDVVKIFGLKWNRITDCISSPKLELDSKANTKRLILKSIASNFDPYNFNGPILNRARLFMHELQLNTSLGWDTELSIEQQREWRNIAKQVNMTPPIEVPRVVGERNGSYRLIAFTDSSKIIYGTTIFIQCIETKQVSFVLAKNRLVNKQLESKSIPSLEFQGIVLGTETLLDLSKDLAGPQCPKPIRIVESVLYTDSIVSLSWINSYVNKLDKMNKRSVFIMNRLDHIQRTCENNPVRFCFVSGILNPADCITRPMSYKQLLKTNYFTGPEFLRCERDELCSNADTFDIVVPNPDFNPLNENSFSISASKLSESQVLAESNPEHLVVLDKCSSFSKLVRIHEYVLKFIALLKRRANSVSFNFGDASSIHLEATRHIIRNDQRIWYGEVFQYLENRNKRVKDIPNIIAQLNVYMDDHGLLRIRSKMPKWRKDTFVNFPILLHKHSKLTRLVIKDFHEKFSHAGVYSLLSEMRKKFWIPHYFSVVKKVIKECVICKRFKERTVKVNQSAYRDFRIDPPSIPFRYIFIDHFGPYNVKLNGKKSKVWVLCLTCLWSRAINLKICLDLTTKEFLRAFQMHSYQYGIPQLVLSDLGSQLVAGANVVTNFLGDPESQAYFEENGVKSIKFQQYPKGCNKLGGLVETCVKMSKRLIYGALRNNVLDFRDFEFFVEQTVHLVNRRPIAFKEGLRDSITDEVPDAITPEILIH, encoded by the coding sequence atgacagacattaggcttcttgttatgagtcggaagtacatccgctctcaagtcactagacaatttaatgaaaggcataaattttcgcagtataatagctcacaaaagttaaatcttgttgaaaaacttaagaattttaaggaagaacttaaagggtttgatagtaaagtcatatctttgaagtggtcagagagcgaagatgaaaatgaaatggaaattgaatttagctcttgtcaggaatataaagataaaatttctgaaatgttgctgctcttagagggtaatgttaatggaagcacaagtgaaaatctgaatgaaactcctcttagtcgtcttaaaagtccagtagcacctttgcctaaatttaagagttctgatgatgaaagtttagaattattcttacagcagtttgaggaaactactagaaagttttcttacacagattatgataggttgttgttacttaaacagcaggtttctggcaaggctttacttttgatagactctttagaagcagacaaacaaggttattcccatgcaaaggaactcttaaaaacagcttttgcctcggttccaactcaaaagtttaatgtgatgaaacaacttcaagagctgaagttaggttatgattcagaaccctttcagtatattagtaatattagaaaattacaagaagctgttaagactttgaaaatggatatagatgatgttttgcagtacgttttcctaagaggaatgaatgaaactttcagaaatcagttgatacaaattactaacaattcaaagcccactacaagtgaaattgttgataacttttttgaagccaatgaacggtatcagaatgcaaataaacttggtaaattaagtaaaagtaaactgccttctgctgaaaggcatcaagataaactaggattgagtaaaagttcaaacttagcaccagaggttaattttaaaagctccaatccttttaattcttgcacactttgtagtgataaggttaatggtgatcatccaatccataagtgccctaatttcactactgctaaggaaaagatagctaggttgagcattttgaatggttgcactaaatgtgcaagaatcgagcatttggatagctcgtgtcattttagattttccagaaagtgtaaacattgtcagggatggcatttctcctttctttgcctgtcagataatcatgaaagttccgaggtcagagatttggtgcgtaatcctaaaaaagcagttcctaaccctaagcaaaacgagaaaagtaaatcaaaagatgttcaaaatagtacacagaatggggtagtttgtccaggtagttcctttcagagtaaggggggcataaattcaattttacccacattttcttgtactttgggcTCTAGTAAAATAAGACgattgaaggattcaggtagccaagctaatttcatttctgagtgtgctttagaaggtcagtgtttcaaagttgtgaaagataattttgatcttgttgtcaatgggtttaatggagcaaaatgctatcgtaccaagatagttcaaatttctgttaagattggggagacagcacataatatagaagctatttgtgtcccaggtattgatataaatttgaatttacccggccttggtaaagttgttagaagttttagaaattatggttataagcttttagatgagtttcttgatgaggctagagaagacatatcaaacattcagtttgtcctgggggcaaattcagctcattgtcttatggaaaagatggttagttttggtcatagtggtcagtgtgtgtactatgaaacaagatttggcattatgttaataggaaacattgagaaattaattgcaaatttgaaatttctccctagcctgcatgatgatactcatttactttttggcttggaagagaatttaaatgagcaaggtaaatcactggataatattaaatttcctatgacttcatgtttcaagtctagtgttagatgtattggaagtgcagaggatcctacaatctgtattttagatcatgatggcaggatcagcgagcataaattgcaaaaagctactgatcatattttagagcgagaatgctcatattatttgcacaaagatagaactgacttagatggggagagcactgaacataataagaaattagttaggtatttacttaataatacaaaaagagatgaagaaggcaggttgataatgccacttttatggaatggtcgtgtttctcatttgctgggaaagaacacaaatttagcaaagcaaattttgaaatctaacctaaagaaattatcgaagaatgatgaatttttgagattaatggatgataacataaagactcaggtagctcaaaacttaattgaaagtattgataatttggataagttttgtgaagaacacccagagtacagtgttttgccgcacatgggaatatttaagttagaccacagtactactaaatgccgaatggtttttctctctaatttgtgtgaaaaacaaagtaatggctccccctctattagccacaatcaggcaatgtgggctggcccttgtattaatcagaaattgtctactgccttgctacttttaaggtttgattctcatttattgtgctttgatttaaagaaagctttccagcagatagcattaaatgaaactgatcaaagtaaattattattcttttggtttaaaaatgtaagtaaaggagattttaccattatagcatacaagaatcttcgtctaagttttgggctaaggtgtagcccaacaatattgatgattggtttgtacaaaatattgatgctagacactgaaggtgatttggacaacttaaaggaattgaagaaacttatttactctttgatatacatggataatggtgcgttcactgcaaatgattctgaaagcttacactggggttttgataacttgaataacatttttaatccatataaatttgaattacaacaattcgttaccaatgatgttatgctccaagaaaaaatagataagaatttggatgaagtcactcctgatgtagtaaaaatatttggtttaaagtggaaccgaataacagattgtatttcctctcctaaacttgagctagactctaaagcaaacactaagagactgatattgaaaagcattgcttcaaattttgatccatataatttcaatggacctattttaaacagagctcgtttatttatgcatgaacttcaattaaacacttctctaggatgggatacagaattgtccattgagcaacaacgagaatggcgtaacatagccaaacaagttaacatgactcctccaattgaggtacctagagttgtcggggagagaaatgggtcatatcgtttaattgcatttactgacagcagtaaaataatctatgggacaacaatttttattcagtgcatagaaactaagcaagtcagttttgttctagcaaagaatcgcttggttaacaagcagttagaaagcaaaagtattccatctctagaattccaagggatagttttgggaacagaaacattattggatttgagtaaggatttggcaggccctcagtgccctaaacctattagaattgtagaatcagtactgtatacggatagcattgtttcactgagctggattaattcttatgtgaacaaattagataaaatgaataaaaggagtgtctttatcatgaatcgtttggatcacattcaaaggacctgtgaaaataacccagttagattttgttttgtcagtggtatcttgaaccctgcagattgtataactaggcctatgtcgtacaaacagcttttgaaaactaattatttcacgggcccagaatttttaagatgtgaaagggatgaactgtgtagtaatgctgacacatttgatatagttgtacccaatccagattttaatccattgaatgaaaattccttctcaatttctgcatctaaattaagtgaatcacaagtcttagcagaatcaaaccctgaacatttagtcgtcctggacaagtgttccagtttctctaagcttgttagaattcacgagtacgttcttaaattcattgctttgctcaaaagaagagcaaactcagtttcttttaactttggtgatgcatcctccattcatttggaagctactagacatatcataaggaatgatcagagaatctggtatggtgaagttttccagtatttagaaaacagaaataagagagtaaaggatattcctaatattattgctcaacttaatgtatacatggatgatcatggactcttaagaattagaagtaagatgcctaaatggagaaaagatacttttgtcaactttcctattttgcttcacaaacacagtaagttaactcggttagtaataaaagattttcatgagaaattctctcatgctggtgtttattcccttttgtcagagatgagaaaaaagttttggattccacattacttttcagtagtaaaaaaggtcatcaaagaatgtgtcatttgtaagagattcaaagagagaacggttaaggtcaatcaaagtgcctatcgcgattttaggattgaccctccctctataccattcaggtatatttttattgatcattttggaccgtataacgttaagcttaatggtaaaaagagcaaagtttgggttctatgtttaacttgtctctggtcgagggcaattaatttaaaaatttgtttagatctcactacaaaagaatttttaagagcttttcaaatgcattcatatcagtatggaatccctcaactagtcttgtcagatcttggatctcagttggtagctggagctaatgtggtcactaatttcctgggtgatcctgagagtcaggcatattttgaagaaaatggtgtaaagtcaattaagtttcagcagtatccaaagggatgtaacaaattaggaggacttgttgagacttgtgttaagatgagtaagcgtttaatctatggagcattaagaaataatgtgttagacttccgtgattttgagttttttgtagagcaaaccgttcacttagttaacaggcgccctattgccttcaaagaagggttgagagacagtatcacagatgaagtgcctgatgcaattacaccagaaatattaattcattga